In the genome of Triticum urartu cultivar G1812 chromosome 5, Tu2.1, whole genome shotgun sequence, one region contains:
- the LOC125508672 gene encoding mucin-1-like isoform X3 — MVVPSIPPPCRHSTWILGIHPGPTSEPTSSCFDPRRDRESCRRLVTSRASRPPPPLHASHRSKPRPDPAVAGEQQQHLSPPLPASSHRRPTRRHQALSRAPVFFPSSPSLLPLSHPILSLSLSLSLSLSLSLSLSVLCNSAVFNLVEPGHPGQPSATCKPTPPPAALPHLDRIQDPAASSHLSTVMAPLEVPCLEPLPRPAPDQQVASAPDASSSRMPGRATGPRSLLQPRRLKPLLRLLLRGSIRPRVVPTGSGAFRPGRAPPLRPPASCRHGATAVLLQRD; from the exons ATGGTTGTCCCATCCATACCTCCTCCCTGCCGCCACTCCACCTGGATCCTCGGGATCCATCCCGGACCAACCAGCGAGCCCACCTCCTCCTGCTTTGATCCCCGAAGGGATCGAGAGAGCTGCCGCCGCCTCGTCACCTCCCGCGCCTCTCGACCCCCGCCTCCTCTGCATGCATCTCACCGGAGCAAGCCCCGTCCCGATCCAGCCGTCGCCGGCGAACAACAGCAGCACCTGAGCCCCCCGCTCCCTGCCTCCTCACACCGGCGACCAACCCGACGACACCAGGCCCTGTCTCGCGCCCCTGTTTTTTTTCCTTCGTCTCCCTCGCTGCTCCCTCTGTCTCACccgattctctctctctctctctctctctctctctctctctctctctctctctccctctctgttctctgtAACAGCGCCGTCTTCAACCTCGTCGAACCAGGCCACCCCGGCCAGCCTTCCGCCACCTGCAAGCCAACCCCACCGCCGGCCGCCCTTCCCCATCTCGATCGGATCCAGGACCCCGCCGCCTCCAGCCACCTCTCCACGGTCATGGCACCGCTGGAGGTTCCTTGCCTCGAGCCTCTGCCACGACCAGCACCCGACCAGCAGGTCGCCAGCGCGCCCGATGCCTCCTCCTCGCGCATGCCTGGCCGCGCCACCGGACCTCGCAG CCTCCTTCAACCTCGTCGCCTCAAGCCCCTGCTTCGTCTCCTCCTACGTGGATCCATTCGCCCTCGCGTCGTTCCCACGGGATCAGGCGCGTTCCGGCCGGGAAGAGCCCCGCCGCTGCGACCTCCTGCATCCTGCCGCCATGGCGCCACTGCCGTTCTCCTTCAGCGAGACTAG
- the LOC125508672 gene encoding uncharacterized protein LOC125508672 isoform X4 gives MPPPRACLAAPPDLAASFNLVASSPCFVSSYVDPFALASFPRDQARSGREEPRRCDLLHPAAMAPLPFSFSETSKLARAMHVLLAHAKEKISLNNDPRAKALGLSVPPISSIVDLYFFLIGPSHTMFFLTITYSRQLQSFAYNFILFQHK, from the exons ATGCCTCCTCCTCGCGCATGCCTGGCCGCGCCACCGGACCTCGCAG CCTCCTTCAACCTCGTCGCCTCAAGCCCCTGCTTCGTCTCCTCCTACGTGGATCCATTCGCCCTCGCGTCGTTCCCACGGGATCAGGCGCGTTCCGGCCGGGAAGAGCCCCGCCGCTGCGACCTCCTGCATCCTGCCGCCATGGCGCCACTGCCGTTCTCCTTCAGCGAGACTAGTAAGCttgcacgtgcaatgcacgtcttGCTTGCACATGCAAAG gaaaaaataaGCTTGAATAATGATCCAAGAGCAAAGGCGTTGGGACTATCAGTGCCACCCATCAGCAGCATTGTCGACTTATATTTCTTCCTCATTGGACCATCACATACTATGTTCTTCTTAACTATCACCTACTCAAGGCAGTTGCAGAGCTTTGCATATAATTTCATATTATTTCAACATAAATAG
- the LOC125508672 gene encoding mucin-1-like isoform X1 translates to MVVPSIPPPCRHSTWILGIHPGPTSEPTSSCFDPRRDRESCRRLVTSRASRPPPPLHASHRSKPRPDPAVAGEQQQHLSPPLPASSHRRPTRRHQALSRAPVFFPSSPSLLPLSHPILSLSLSLSLSLSLSLSLSVLCNSAVFNLVEPGHPGQPSATCKPTPPPAALPHLDRIQDPAASSHLSTVMAPLEVPCLEPLPRPAPDQQVASAPDASSSRMPGRATGPRRQQQPPSTSSPQAPASSPPTWIHSPSRRSHGIRRVPAGKSPAAATSCILPPWRHCRSPSARLVSLHVQCTSCLHMQRLLITTTVTQSPREKCVM, encoded by the exons ATGGTTGTCCCATCCATACCTCCTCCCTGCCGCCACTCCACCTGGATCCTCGGGATCCATCCCGGACCAACCAGCGAGCCCACCTCCTCCTGCTTTGATCCCCGAAGGGATCGAGAGAGCTGCCGCCGCCTCGTCACCTCCCGCGCCTCTCGACCCCCGCCTCCTCTGCATGCATCTCACCGGAGCAAGCCCCGTCCCGATCCAGCCGTCGCCGGCGAACAACAGCAGCACCTGAGCCCCCCGCTCCCTGCCTCCTCACACCGGCGACCAACCCGACGACACCAGGCCCTGTCTCGCGCCCCTGTTTTTTTTCCTTCGTCTCCCTCGCTGCTCCCTCTGTCTCACccgattctctctctctctctctctctctctctctctctctctctctctctctccctctctgttctctgtAACAGCGCCGTCTTCAACCTCGTCGAACCAGGCCACCCCGGCCAGCCTTCCGCCACCTGCAAGCCAACCCCACCGCCGGCCGCCCTTCCCCATCTCGATCGGATCCAGGACCCCGCCGCCTCCAGCCACCTCTCCACGGTCATGGCACCGCTGGAGGTTCCTTGCCTCGAGCCTCTGCCACGACCAGCACCCGACCAGCAGGTCGCCAGCGCGCCCGATGCCTCCTCCTCGCGCATGCCTGGCCGCGCCACCGGACCTCGCAG GCAACAACAGCCTCCTTCAACCTCGTCGCCTCAAGCCCCTGCTTCGTCTCCTCCTACGTGGATCCATTCGCCCTCGCGTCGTTCCCACGGGATCAGGCGCGTTCCGGCCGGGAAGAGCCCCGCCGCTGCGACCTCCTGCATCCTGCCGCCATGGCGCCACTGCCGTTCTCCTTCAGCGAGACTAGTAAGCttgcacgtgcaatgcacgtcttGCTTGCACATGCAAAG GTTGTTGATAACAACAACAGTAACACAATCGCCGCGAGAAAAATGTGTGATGTAG
- the LOC125508672 gene encoding mucin-1-like isoform X2: MVVPSIPPPCRHSTWILGIHPGPTSEPTSSCFDPRRDRESCRRLVTSRASRPPPPLHASHRSKPRPDPAVAGEQQQHLSPPLPASSHRRPTRRHQALSRAPVFFPSSPSLLPLSHPILSLSLSLSLSLSLSLSLSVLCNSAVFNLVEPGHPGQPSATCKPTPPPAALPHLDRIQDPAASSHLSTVMAPLEVPCLEPLPRPAPDQQVASAPDASSSRMPGRATGPRRQQQPPSTSSPQAPASSPPTWIHSPSRRSHGIRRVPAGKSPAAATSCILPPWRHCRSPSARLVSLHVQCTSCLHMQSCRCRLYQCR; this comes from the exons ATGGTTGTCCCATCCATACCTCCTCCCTGCCGCCACTCCACCTGGATCCTCGGGATCCATCCCGGACCAACCAGCGAGCCCACCTCCTCCTGCTTTGATCCCCGAAGGGATCGAGAGAGCTGCCGCCGCCTCGTCACCTCCCGCGCCTCTCGACCCCCGCCTCCTCTGCATGCATCTCACCGGAGCAAGCCCCGTCCCGATCCAGCCGTCGCCGGCGAACAACAGCAGCACCTGAGCCCCCCGCTCCCTGCCTCCTCACACCGGCGACCAACCCGACGACACCAGGCCCTGTCTCGCGCCCCTGTTTTTTTTCCTTCGTCTCCCTCGCTGCTCCCTCTGTCTCACccgattctctctctctctctctctctctctctctctctctctctctctctctccctctctgttctctgtAACAGCGCCGTCTTCAACCTCGTCGAACCAGGCCACCCCGGCCAGCCTTCCGCCACCTGCAAGCCAACCCCACCGCCGGCCGCCCTTCCCCATCTCGATCGGATCCAGGACCCCGCCGCCTCCAGCCACCTCTCCACGGTCATGGCACCGCTGGAGGTTCCTTGCCTCGAGCCTCTGCCACGACCAGCACCCGACCAGCAGGTCGCCAGCGCGCCCGATGCCTCCTCCTCGCGCATGCCTGGCCGCGCCACCGGACCTCGCAG GCAACAACAGCCTCCTTCAACCTCGTCGCCTCAAGCCCCTGCTTCGTCTCCTCCTACGTGGATCCATTCGCCCTCGCGTCGTTCCCACGGGATCAGGCGCGTTCCGGCCGGGAAGAGCCCCGCCGCTGCGACCTCCTGCATCCTGCCGCCATGGCGCCACTGCCGTTCTCCTTCAGCGAGACTAGTAAGCttgcacgtgcaatgcacgtcttGCTTGCACATGCAAAG